GCCCGGGGCCGAAGTGATCAACGGGACGGACATCCCACCACTCGATAGGATGGACGACGCGCTGCGCGCCCGCCTGCTCAACGCCCGCCTCTTTGCCCGCGTGAGCCCGAGGCAGAAGCTCGATCTCATCGAACTGCACCAGCACGCCGGCCGGATCGTGGCGATGACGGGCGACGGCGTCAACGACGCGCCGGCCCTCAAAAAGGCCGATATCGGCGTGGCGATGGGGCTACGGGGCACCCAGGTGGCCCAGGAAGCCGCCGGCATGGTGCTGAAGGACGACGCGTTTTCGACGATCGTCGCCGCCATCGAAGAGGGGCGCGCCATCTTCGAGAACATACGGAAATTCGTCCGCTATCTTCTGTCGTGTAATGTGAGCGAGGTGATGGTGGTCGGCCTCGCCGCGATGGTCGGGGGCACCCTGCCCATCCTTCCCCTACAGATCCTGTTTCTCAACCTGGTCACCGATGTCTTTCCTGCCCTCGCCCTGGGCCTCGGCGCCGGCGCGGACAACCTCATGCGCCGGAAACCCCGCGACCCGGCCGAGCCGGTGCTGGTCCGGGCCGACTGGCAGGCGATCGCGTTTTACGGGGTCGCGTTTACGCTGGCCGTCATCGGGGCGCTCGAAGTCGCCCAGCGCGGCCTGGGGCTCCCCGAGCAGGAGGCGGTCACCATATCCTTCCTCACCCTGGCCTTCGCCCAGCTCTGGCATGTCTTTAATATGCGCGAAACAGGCACGAGTGCGCTGCGCAACGAGGTGACGCGGAACCCGTACGTCTGGGCCGCCCTCGCCCTGTGTTCGGGGCTGACCCTCGCGGCCGTTTACATCCCGCCCATCGCCGCCGCATTGAAGGTGGCGCCGCCGGGGCTCGCCGGCTGGGGGGTGGTGCTTGGAATGAGCCTCGTGCCCCTCGTCGCGGGCCAGGCGCGGCACGCCCTGCGGGCTCGTGTAAGCGTCCACCCTACATCATGATGAGCAAGAATCGCAGGTTTCGGTAGGGGCGCCGCTTACGAGATGGACCCGGGCGACGGTGCATATTAATGGGTGATGGACTACCGCCGTGAAAACCCGCGACGCGTGTCCAGCAAAAATCCGAACGAGGTTCGCTATGTCGATCAAGAAACTCGAAAAAAAATCCTGGAAGGCCTATTTCAACGGTCTTTCGAAGTCCTACATGCACCATGAGCGCACGGACTACGCCGAGATCCGGGTCTTTTCCCCGGAGGTCGGCGCTCAGCCCGAAACGAGTTGGTTGCCGCTTGGAGGCATCACCTACGACGATAAGGACGACCTGCTTGAGGTGAATGTCGAGCACCTGGATCACCTCGTCTATCAACCCGAGGAGATTTATGTCGATGAAACGCCCGACGGCGTGCTCACGACGCTGGAGATCATCCGTAAGGACGGCATCAAGGAGATCATTGAACTACGATAGGCCGGGCGATCACGCCAGGATTTCTCCCAAACAAACGGGGTGGCCGCGAACACGCTGGATGCGTAGGGGTGGTCGCCGCGAGGATAT
This portion of the Rhodothermales bacterium genome encodes:
- a CDS encoding DUF5335 family protein, which gives rise to MSIKKLEKKSWKAYFNGLSKSYMHHERTDYAEIRVFSPEVGAQPETSWLPLGGITYDDKDDLLEVNVEHLDHLVYQPEEIYVDETPDGVLTTLEIIRKDGIKEIIELR